One Natrinema halophilum genomic window carries:
- a CDS encoding NADH-quinone oxidoreductase subunit B, giving the protein MSSDQPRESIHGSTVPSTDTRDSRIGEGADDRFNSKLREAFGSTPFILTKFDKFMNWVRGNSMFMLQFGIACCSIEMMHTYAIKHDLDRFGAGVPRASPRQADVMIVPGTIVSKFGPRMKRVYDQMPEPKFVVGMGSCTISGGPFQEGYNVVKGAEEIIPIDIHVPGCPPRPEALVYGIAKLQERIRNGESTPVVVKPYELEKFGDLPKDELVQKLADDIDEDDLVMRYNWADSP; this is encoded by the coding sequence ATGAGTAGCGACCAACCACGCGAATCGATTCACGGCAGTACCGTACCATCGACGGACACTCGAGACTCGCGAATCGGTGAGGGTGCCGACGACCGCTTCAACTCCAAGCTTCGAGAGGCCTTCGGCTCCACCCCGTTCATCCTCACGAAGTTCGACAAGTTCATGAACTGGGTCCGCGGCAACTCGATGTTCATGCTGCAGTTCGGGATCGCATGCTGCAGCATCGAGATGATGCACACGTACGCGATCAAACACGACCTCGACCGCTTCGGGGCCGGCGTTCCCCGTGCCTCGCCCCGCCAGGCCGACGTCATGATCGTTCCGGGGACGATCGTTTCGAAGTTCGGCCCCCGCATGAAGCGGGTCTACGATCAGATGCCCGAACCCAAGTTCGTCGTCGGCATGGGTTCGTGCACCATTTCGGGCGGTCCCTTCCAGGAGGGATACAACGTCGTCAAGGGTGCCGAAGAGATCATTCCGATCGACATCCACGTCCCCGGATGCCCGCCGCGACCGGAAGCGCTCGTCTACGGGATCGCCAAACTGCAAGAGCGGATCCGAAACGGCGAGTCGACGCCCGTCGTCGTCAAACCGTACGAACTCGAGAAGTTCGGCGATCTGCCGAAAGACGAACTCGTCCAGAAACTCGCAGACGACATCGACGAAGACGACCTCGTCATGCGGTACAACTGGGCTGATTCGCCATGA
- a CDS encoding NADH-quinone oxidoreductase subunit A: MNDWIAIGALALVGMLIPLSMMAVSYLLRPTVPETSKRATYESGEIPTGGTRIRFNIQYYMVALLFVVFDIETVLLFPWAVVYRDALAADIPLVRALGPMLLFVGILLVGLAWAWRNGAVQWARTSRQLEAD; the protein is encoded by the coding sequence ATGAATGATTGGATCGCCATCGGGGCGCTGGCGCTCGTCGGGATGCTGATACCGCTCAGTATGATGGCGGTATCGTATCTCCTGCGACCCACCGTGCCCGAAACGAGCAAACGCGCCACCTACGAAAGTGGCGAGATTCCGACCGGCGGCACGCGCATCCGGTTTAACATCCAGTATTACATGGTTGCGCTTCTGTTCGTCGTTTTCGATATCGAGACCGTCCTGTTGTTCCCGTGGGCGGTCGTTTATCGCGATGCGCTCGCTGCGGATATCCCGCTCGTCCGCGCGCTCGGGCCGATGCTGTTGTTCGTCGGCATCCTGCTCGTCGGGCTTGCGTGGGCGTGGCGAAACGGCGCGGTACAGTGGGCACGGACGTCCCGCCAACTGGAGGCTGACTGA
- a CDS encoding AIR carboxylase family protein codes for MSDSVADLIDRLHEEAALDHPDEETPDVGIVMGSDSDLETMMTGGERRGAYDAFVHELDFAEQTNYRDSPDERFTFETYVTSAHRTPDLMTAYADTAEERGLEVIIAGAGGKSADLPNMTASIAYPLPVIGVPVQEKSVDSVIGMPTGAPLVAVDAGKSFNAALSAAQILARQHDAIRDRLVEYHEELRESVGTVSQELHDGGTPLFQDRG; via the coding sequence ATGTCCGACAGCGTTGCGGATCTGATCGACCGCCTGCACGAGGAAGCGGCTCTGGACCACCCGGACGAAGAAACCCCTGACGTCGGAATCGTGATGGGGAGCGACTCCGACCTCGAGACGATGATGACCGGCGGAGAGCGCCGGGGCGCCTACGACGCCTTCGTGCATGAACTCGACTTCGCCGAGCAAACGAACTACCGGGATTCGCCCGACGAACGGTTCACGTTCGAGACGTACGTGACCTCCGCTCACCGAACGCCCGACTTAATGACGGCTTATGCCGACACGGCAGAGGAACGCGGTCTCGAAGTCATCATCGCCGGTGCCGGAGGAAAGTCGGCGGACCTCCCGAATATGACCGCATCGATCGCGTATCCGCTTCCGGTCATCGGCGTCCCCGTCCAGGAAAAATCCGTCGACAGCGTCATCGGAATGCCGACGGGCGCGCCCCTCGTCGCCGTCGATGCCGGCAAGTCGTTTAACGCGGCACTATCGGCTGCCCAAATTCTCGCCCGTCAGCACGACGCGATTCGCGACAGACTGGTCGAGTATCACGAAGAACTTCGGGAATCCGTCGGAACCGTTTCTCAGGAACTCCACGACGGCGGTACGCCGCTGTTTCAGGACCGGGGCTGA
- a CDS encoding 5-(carboxyamino)imidazole ribonucleotide synthase, translated as MTTLRTPGPTIGVVGGGQLGRMLAEAAAPLGVEVIVLDPTPDCPAALVARDQIVAEFDDEAGIRDLAERADGLTFEIELADQNVLERISEETGTPVHPKPETLETIHDKLVQKRQLRDAGVPVPPFREVEDAADVRDAIDDYGAPVMLKARTGGYDGRGNVPVESKADAEDALESVAGPAMVESFVDFEREVSVIAVKGDDEIATFPLGENVHEAEILRETIVPARSSDVVTERAHGVARDVLEVMDGRGVYGIELFETREAPRASDDASGQRPRGDGEILLNEIAPRPHNSGHWTIEGAQSSQFEQHVRAVLGWPLGSTDLRSATVTKNLLGDVREEQPARLNGVDRILETVGASLHWYGKRQARPLRKMGHVTLSGRDEDASVDDLLEVARDLEEGVTFRTN; from the coding sequence ATGACGACGCTACGGACGCCGGGACCGACGATCGGCGTAGTCGGGGGAGGACAACTCGGACGGATGCTCGCCGAGGCGGCCGCGCCGCTCGGCGTCGAGGTGATCGTCCTCGACCCGACGCCGGACTGTCCCGCCGCGCTGGTGGCTCGCGACCAGATCGTCGCCGAGTTCGACGACGAGGCGGGGATCCGTGACCTCGCTGAACGCGCCGATGGCCTCACGTTCGAAATCGAACTCGCAGATCAGAACGTGTTAGAGCGGATTAGTGAGGAGACCGGCACTCCCGTTCACCCGAAGCCTGAGACGTTGGAGACGATCCACGACAAACTCGTACAGAAGCGGCAGTTGCGCGACGCCGGCGTTCCGGTCCCGCCGTTTCGAGAGGTCGAGGACGCTGCGGACGTTCGCGACGCGATCGACGACTACGGCGCGCCGGTGATGCTCAAGGCGCGGACCGGGGGGTACGACGGACGCGGTAACGTTCCGGTCGAATCGAAAGCCGACGCCGAGGACGCTCTCGAGTCCGTCGCTGGCCCTGCGATGGTCGAGTCGTTCGTCGACTTCGAGCGTGAAGTGTCCGTTATCGCGGTCAAGGGCGACGACGAGATCGCGACGTTTCCCCTCGGCGAGAACGTACACGAAGCGGAGATCCTTCGGGAAACGATCGTCCCCGCCCGCTCGTCCGACGTCGTCACCGAGCGCGCTCACGGGGTTGCGCGAGACGTACTCGAGGTCATGGACGGCCGGGGCGTCTACGGGATCGAGCTGTTCGAAACGCGCGAGGCGCCACGCGCCTCGGACGACGCGAGCGGACAGCGCCCGCGAGGGGACGGCGAGATTCTGCTCAACGAGATCGCGCCGCGACCGCACAACTCCGGACATTGGACGATCGAAGGCGCACAGAGTTCACAGTTCGAACAGCACGTCCGCGCCGTCCTCGGCTGGCCGCTGGGGTCGACCGACCTCCGGTCGGCGACCGTCACGAAGAATCTGCTCGGGGACGTACGAGAAGAACAACCCGCGCGGTTGAACGGAGTCGATCGAATTCTCGAGACGGTCGGCGCGAGCCTCCACTGGTACGGCAAGCGCCAGGCCCGTCCGTTACGGAAGATGGGGCACGTGACACTCTCGGGTCGCGACGAGGACGCATCCGTCGACGACCTGCTGGAGGTTGCACGCGACCTCGAAGAGGGCGTCACGTTCAGGACGAACTAA
- a CDS encoding DUF4097 family beta strand repeat-containing protein: MKRGISRRQILAGGGIGALASLAGCLATGRGETETVTKTYRIDDLETLSLAAQNGSVTVEGNQGDAIEIRGHKAAPTESSLESLTIETSRNDGHLTVETQRDDTPFLFGPDPILDLEVTVPEGVRLARAKTVNGDVEVRNVVGELMAETTNGQIDVEGVDGTLVSESTNGSIRAADVRSDVSVNTTNGSIDVTLAADGGDLTAESTNGEITVTAPASLDAAINAAATNGEISIEGFDESDVSGRGSVSVTLDEGTRRVRLDTTNGDISVRSETVA, from the coding sequence ATGAAAAGAGGTATTTCGAGACGCCAAATCCTCGCCGGTGGAGGGATCGGGGCGCTCGCGTCGCTTGCGGGCTGTCTCGCGACCGGCAGAGGGGAAACGGAGACTGTGACGAAAACGTACCGGATCGACGACCTCGAGACGCTCTCGCTCGCTGCGCAAAACGGTTCGGTTACCGTCGAGGGAAATCAGGGGGATGCGATAGAGATCCGTGGCCACAAGGCCGCGCCGACCGAAAGCTCCCTCGAGTCGCTGACGATCGAAACCAGCCGGAACGATGGCCATCTCACGGTCGAAACGCAGCGGGACGACACTCCGTTCCTGTTCGGCCCCGATCCAATACTGGATCTCGAGGTAACTGTTCCGGAGGGGGTCCGACTCGCCCGCGCGAAGACCGTAAACGGCGACGTCGAGGTACGGAACGTGGTCGGTGAATTGATGGCCGAGACGACGAACGGACAGATCGACGTCGAGGGCGTCGACGGGACCCTCGTCAGCGAGAGTACCAACGGCTCGATTCGCGCCGCGGACGTTCGGAGTGATGTAAGCGTGAATACGACCAACGGGAGTATCGACGTCACCCTCGCGGCCGACGGCGGTGACCTGACTGCCGAAAGTACCAACGGCGAAATTACGGTCACCGCACCGGCGTCGCTCGATGCCGCTATCAATGCCGCGGCGACGAACGGTGAGATTTCGATCGAGGGATTCGACGAGTCTGACGTGTCAGGACGCGGCTCGGTCTCGGTGACGCTGGACGAGGGCACTCGGCGCGTTCGGCTCGATACGACGAACGGCGATATCTCCGTGCGAAGCGAAACTGTGGCGTAA
- the ribH gene encoding 6,7-dimethyl-8-ribityllumazine synthase produces the protein MTTLGLVVADFNRPITEQMEQDALEAVTAAGAEVYETVHVPGVYDAPLAADRLARLDDVDAVAVVGTVITGDTDHDQVITDATAQRLSDVSLERDTPVTLGVTGPGMSAAEARERVENAANAVDGALKLVSELPAPSLATDSDPQ, from the coding sequence ATGACCACGCTCGGACTGGTGGTCGCGGACTTCAACCGGCCGATCACCGAGCAAATGGAGCAGGACGCACTCGAGGCGGTCACCGCCGCGGGCGCAGAGGTGTACGAGACGGTCCACGTCCCCGGGGTGTACGACGCGCCGCTGGCAGCCGACCGACTTGCTCGCCTCGATGACGTCGACGCGGTGGCCGTCGTCGGAACCGTCATCACGGGTGATACGGATCACGACCAGGTGATCACCGACGCCACCGCACAGCGGCTCTCCGACGTGAGTCTCGAGCGCGACACTCCCGTGACCCTCGGCGTAACTGGCCCCGGAATGTCCGCAGCCGAAGCACGCGAACGCGTCGAGAACGCGGCGAACGCCGTCGACGGCGCACTCAAACTCGTCTCCGAACTCCCAGCACCCAGTCTCGCTACCGATTCCGATCCACAATGA
- a CDS encoding pyridoxal phosphate-dependent aminotransferase, with protein MTMEFTDRVSRVEPSATLAISALATELEAEGADVVDLSVGEPDFPTPDNIVQAGKDAMDAGHTGYTTSAGILELREAIADKLADDGLDHGPENVIVTPGAKQALYEIVQALVEDGDEVVLLDPAWVSYEAMVKMAGGDLSRVDLSPHDFQLEPALDDLEAAVSDDTELLIVNSPSNPTGAVYSDAALEGVRDLAVEHDITVISDEIYKEITYGVEPTSLGTLEGMADRTVTVNGFSKAYSMTGWRLGYFAGPEALVDQAGKLHSHSVSSAVNFVQHAGLEALETETAVTEMVDAFEERRDLVVDLLDDHGVDVAVPEGAFYMMLPVDDDDQAWCEGAIEDAHVATVPGSAFGTPGYARISYAASEERLEEGIERLAEEGYL; from the coding sequence ATGACGATGGAATTCACCGACCGCGTTAGCCGAGTCGAACCGTCCGCCACGCTTGCCATCTCCGCACTCGCAACCGAACTCGAGGCCGAGGGCGCAGATGTCGTCGACCTGAGCGTCGGCGAACCCGACTTCCCCACGCCCGACAACATCGTTCAGGCGGGCAAGGACGCGATGGATGCCGGCCACACCGGCTACACGACGTCGGCCGGCATCCTCGAATTGCGCGAGGCGATCGCCGACAAACTGGCCGACGACGGCCTCGATCACGGCCCCGAAAACGTCATCGTCACGCCCGGCGCGAAGCAGGCGCTTTACGAGATCGTTCAGGCGCTCGTCGAAGACGGCGACGAGGTCGTCCTGCTCGATCCCGCGTGGGTCTCCTACGAGGCGATGGTCAAGATGGCCGGCGGCGACCTCTCACGGGTCGACCTCTCACCCCACGACTTCCAGCTCGAGCCCGCGCTCGACGACCTCGAAGCGGCGGTCTCGGACGACACCGAACTGCTGATCGTCAACTCGCCGTCGAACCCCACCGGCGCGGTTTACTCCGATGCGGCCCTCGAAGGCGTCCGCGACCTCGCCGTCGAACACGACATCACCGTAATTTCAGACGAGATCTACAAGGAGATCACCTACGGCGTCGAACCGACGAGTCTCGGCACCCTCGAGGGGATGGCCGACCGCACCGTGACCGTCAACGGCTTCTCGAAAGCCTACTCGATGACCGGCTGGCGACTCGGTTACTTCGCCGGCCCCGAAGCGCTTGTCGACCAGGCCGGCAAACTTCACAGTCACTCCGTCTCGTCGGCCGTCAATTTCGTCCAGCACGCCGGCCTCGAGGCGCTCGAAACCGAAACGGCAGTCACGGAGATGGTCGACGCGTTCGAAGAGCGCCGCGACCTGGTCGTCGACTTGCTTGACGACCACGGCGTCGACGTCGCCGTGCCCGAGGGCGCGTTCTACATGATGCTACCCGTCGACGACGACGATCAGGCCTGGTGTGAGGGCGCGATCGAAGACGCCCACGTCGCGACGGTTCCCGGCAGCGCGTTCGGAACGCCCGGATACGCGCGGATCTCGTACGCTGCCAGTGAGGAGCGACTCGAAGAAGGGATCGAGCGGCTCGCTGAGGAAGGGTATCTGTAA
- a CDS encoding HNH endonuclease, producing MDCPTCGKALTCRRGMRQHHTKVHDDPLPNRTCSGCEDDFYDPKARREYCDECNPNGSEHNGNWKGGKKTTSCDRCGSPFKYYPSDKPGVYCSNCVENADVFLGTPYYEYHDIERVKKVCEWCGRISTVLKSKAERDPVRFCSRNCLNHWLSAQWEESENAYNGRWRTVRRNALKRDNHTCQHCGITRDEIGHEPDVHHIVPVRKFNDPQLAHTLDNVVCLCRSCHRYAEIKLVDELSPSSSR from the coding sequence ATGGATTGCCCAACGTGTGGCAAAGCACTGACTTGCCGGCGAGGCATGCGACAGCATCATACGAAAGTACACGACGACCCCCTTCCGAATCGGACGTGTAGCGGCTGTGAGGACGACTTTTACGATCCAAAGGCTCGGCGCGAATACTGCGATGAGTGTAATCCGAATGGGAGCGAACACAACGGTAACTGGAAAGGTGGGAAGAAAACCACATCGTGTGATCGCTGCGGATCACCATTCAAATACTATCCGTCCGACAAACCGGGTGTCTACTGCTCAAATTGTGTTGAGAACGCCGACGTGTTTCTTGGCACACCCTATTACGAATATCACGATATTGAACGTGTGAAGAAAGTGTGTGAATGGTGTGGACGAATTTCGACTGTTCTCAAGTCTAAAGCGGAACGAGACCCGGTTCGATTTTGTAGTCGTAATTGCCTCAATCACTGGTTATCTGCTCAGTGGGAAGAATCCGAAAACGCCTACAATGGTCGTTGGAGAACAGTGAGAAGAAACGCATTGAAGCGAGATAATCACACATGCCAACACTGTGGCATCACTCGTGACGAAATTGGACACGAACCGGATGTCCACCACATCGTACCAGTACGAAAGTTCAATGATCCGCAACTTGCTCATACTCTTGACAACGTCGTTTGTCTCTGCCGAAGTTGTCATCGATATGCCGAGATCAAATTGGTCGACGAACTCTCACCTTCGTCGTCTCGGTGA